ATCTGGGAGCTCCTCCTCCGTAGGCAGAACTCGTCTCTCCCAGCCACACCTTCTTGTCCGGCACAGTCTGACCAACAATCTGGCCAGTGCGGCAttaggaaagaagagaaagagacaaCAGTTAATTTTTTGGctactgaaattaaaaatattttgtgttttagcCAAAGGTTTACTTAGGATGTTTACATTTAAGGGATAACACTTTGAGATGGGATGTCACAGAAATTTGGATCGAAAGGACTAGAAGTAGATTTACATTCCCacctgaaaaaaccccaaacttgcTACCTACATAAAACAGGACAAACATCACTAAAATCCAGGTCTCATAGTTCTTCTTATGCTAAGTAGTGCTATATTCTAAGTTATAATGCTGTCAggatctcagaaaaaaaaaaaaaggaaaaaaaaagcattgggGGCATGGGATAACTATAAATAACATCCCTGAGTAATTATCAATAAATGAGAATGTTGTAGGTGTGTGATGCACCTGGCATCATGTTTGCTGCATAGTGAACAGTTGGAGCTCATTTGTTGTTAGtatcattaattttaattttatttttttagtatacAATGTCAGCAGAACTCAAGCTTTGAGTATCCCTGTCTATCGCTATTAAGAAGTAGTGCTTTATTTTGGATTCTGTTAACCCCCTGGAAACTGAACATGGGAATAATTGAACAGGACAAGGCACCTCCAGGACTTCATATATGGCTGTGGCAAAGGTGTCCAACACTTCAGGGCTCAAGAAATCCCCCCTTGTTGCACTCTGTCCATTCACATAGTAACtgaaaattggggaaaaaacatAGACAAAATTAGGGAGTAATACCACCAGTGGTACAAAACACCACTGAAAGTGCTCAGTTGATTGGTACATTTATCCACAGCATGATTTTTCTGTCcagtgctttttaattttttgtttccaaatgtGTAGGTCTGTCACTTGTATTTAAGGGACTTTAAGATATAATTACCTCAGTGGAGTCAGGATATCACAGAAATATCCACCAGCAGAAGTAATAGGTTTGTTTGCATCTATTTATTAAGAATAAGGAAAACATCACCAAGAGCCAGCTTCTGTAAGTCTTCTCCTGTTGAGGAGTCTATGTGATTACTTGCTTTACTCTATCAagttatatattaaaaatatcagctCACAGCATCTGTCCATCTGCTGGAATATTTTGGCCACTTGGAGGGAGATGAAATATGGGCATCCCTATGGCGTAAATGGTGCCCTCCACCATGAGCAGAAGAGCTTTTAAGTCTTGTTTGTCCAAATAAATTGGAATGGTGGTTTTTGCAGTTCATCCTGCTATCACTCAGTCTGACCAAAAACAGCTGAAGCCTTCCAGCCACAAGAGGAAGCTAAAACCCGATAATCCTAAATGAGTTAACAACAGcccaggaaggggaaaggaCATGTTTCATGCCTTTCTAGCAGCTCAAAATACATAGATAATTGATGTAggtgtacatatatataaaaaattagtATGTACATCTTTTCTCAGTGTTGTCTGACTGCTGCATGTCATGTACTGCTTTTGactctgaaaagaaaactgCCTCCGCATGGAAATGACTTTCAAACATGTGGAGTTCATGGCCCTGAGGCCAGTTTACTCCACTGTCACTGTGAGCACTTTAAACCTACCAATCAAAGTCACTGCACAGGAGCAAAGGGCCAGGTGCCAGTGCTGTTTGCACTGCACGTGGGATCTGAGGGTGAGTTACCCACACAGAGCCTGAAATTACTCCAAGAGCAAACtcaaaggagcaggaggagctgctggcacttcTCCATGGACAGGGGTCAGCCAGACCTACAGGGCTTTTTCTTCATATCAACTAGATGTAAATAGAGCAAACAAAATTATCATCTGGCACATGTTGCATTCCCCGTGACAAACCCCTACCACTGCTTTTGGGTCTCTGCACCAAGTAGACCCTTTGGAGGATTCAGCATTTCTGTAATGTTCTCCCTCAGTTCATCTCCTTTCTGAACACAGAACTTCGTGGAGAGGCCCCTGAGAAACTGTCAAAAGGGGCATTTCACCCCACTCTTTTCTGTTGAGATTGATAATTCTGTTCAAAttgacattttttaaagaaaatgaggcAGTAATCAGAGTGACAGTGGTATCCAAATGGTACTTACTGGTGCCATGTGACAGAGTCGATCACCTTCCCTCCCGATTTCAGGAAGCTGCAACCAGAGGGAATGGTGGAGGACAGGGGATTAGCAGTACCAGTCATGCCTTCCCACTAGTGCAACACCATGCACagccctcccctctccccacagctgGCAGTACTGATGGTGAATGCTTGGGGGCCAGGCTTGCTGTGGCTTTTAAGCAGGCTTTGGGCAGCCTGGCTTCCTCAGCAGGTTGCTGGGAGGATGAATTGACCTTTGTATAACATGTGGGTGTTTTTTAAAAGCCCTTGTTAGCACAACCCTAGAGCCAGTACTCAATGGGAAAATGTGTGGACCACTGATGTACTTCCAGCAGCTGAGTTTTACCTGGCTGAGTATTCAGGCCTTGAACTCAAGCATGCAGGTAAGATTATAATTGTCATCTGTCAAGGTAAAAAAAATCGTTCAACCCCTGCCTTAAAGCCTCTTCATGCCTCCTGCATATAGGGCGAGACAAGCCACAATTCTCCACACCTGCCCCActccagggaatgctgctggcacCTCACACTCCTACCTTCTGAGCAGTCTCCGCGTGTGCTTTCGGGGCTGCCCAACATCAGGGCCATAGAGCTTGGCATGCTGATAGAGGGCATAGTTATTCAGCAGTTGGCGTAAGTGAATAAAATCTTGCCCCAGCTGGAAGCCTTCAATGTGGATGCCAGATTTCTTCCTGAAGCTGTTGGGCTCTGAGGAAGACACATGCACATCAACACCCCACTCTATTTCTGGGGCACAAAATAGGGCAGTTCCATTTACATGGGAAGCACCAGTTTCCTAAGGCTTCACCTGATCTGGCATAGTGTGGGTGAAATATATGAAGGTGAGCATGAAACCAAAAGCTTGGGGGATATAGCATGCTGCTCTCTAGGACTCTGCCCCAGCCATAGGTCACATCCTGCACCTTGTGGGGGACTGTTCACCTCATCTCAAAGCCctgacaggagcagcaaaatcatctcaatttaataatttcattttgcctttttgtaAAATCCCCCTGCAAATTAAAACCTTAATGTCTCTTTATAAAACATCACCTTACCTTGATGTGCCATCATCCAAAATATCCAAAGTTACTAGCCCACACCCTCTGGTGGTACTTTTCTAGGTGACGGCTGGTCTGGCCAACAAGCACTTACCATTCCCTAGTTCCCAGGAGATGTTGTACCTCTGGGAAGCACAGTagtccagcagtgcctgggcatTTGAGCTGTCCCACTGCAAGCCACCTTTCCGCAGCAAGGCATTGAGTCCAAAGATCAGGTGAAACCCTGAGCAGTTTGCAAAGCTGTAGAGAATATCCAGTGTATTTTCTgcacagaggagaaaggaggggtGTTTATCTCAAGGTTAGAGCATGGTAGTTGAGCTCTGGCCAAGCAACAATCTGTACTGCCTGTATTTAGTTAGCCTGATGCTGCAGATGTGCCAAACTTTCCCAGCCAGACAGAAGAGGTGAGGCCTCACTACACATCTTGCAAGCTTTGAGAACCTCCCAACCCCTGCAGCTGAATGCTATTAAATGTGGGATGGCAAACAGTAGAAAAAGAGttctctgaatatttttcaaagtgggtgaagtatttctttttcagtggtTTCAGCTCCTAATAGCCTATGGCCCTCTAACTGTGGGGCAGAGAACTGCATCCCCCTGTTTAAGTCTTACTTGTAATGGTggtatttttgtgctttttccgGTTCTGTTCAGCAAGAATCAGCTTCTCCTGGCTGGGCCATTgggccagcagcaccttctCAACAGCAGCAAATGCAGGCCTCGAGCCACAAGCCTCTGTAGGACAGAAGGAGGTTGATAGGAATTAACTCCTCACTGCAACAGCCAGCAAACCCTTGTTCCAGTGAGCTGACGAAGCATAGGCTGCGATGCTTAAGGAGCAGATAAGCCAACCTGGCATGCAATGGTGTGGCAGGAACAGGGCAATGCTTCCTGCACTGGCCATCTCATGCAGGGGAAAGTGCAACTTCCCCACATGGCTCACTGGCCGGAGCCATAAGACACGTTTCCTTCAAAGCTTATGTTTTTTCTTGGCATGCAAACCAGGAACAGGCCATAACCAGAGAAGAAGGCGTGAGCCAGAGTCACAGGAAGTGGCTACTTAGCAAAGTGCTATGAGGGAAAAGTACCACTTGACTTCAAAACTGAGCATCACTGGTTGTACAGTAATGTAGGATTGCACAATTGTGCTACGTGCCACAGGAAtatacaggatttttttcatttgaaacacCTCTTGACACTTTTGCTAAGCTCAAAGAGAAAATACCAAGCTCACACAGTTGACAGGGCTCCATCAGGTTTGCATTTGCCCTGTCAAAGCAACAGGAGGGCAAGGCTACACCCCCAGCCAAGCTCTCTGGTTTTGGGAGAGAGATTGAACGCTCTGTTCTTCTCAGGTTATTTCTTCCATCTGTTCCTTAATTTTCATAATGAAGCCACAGCTTCTGAGCTGAACTCGACCATCTTCCAGATAGTGAGGGAACTCCCAAGattgctgcagggagcagagggcagcaaAGGGAGAGTCTCAGGAGATGCCAGAGAAGATACAAGTTCCCCTACATCCTTTCTCAATTtcccacagctggcacagctcttcCCAAAAACCATGCTGAGATCCACAGGTCTCCTCTCCATGGATGATAGCAATACTGAGACTGTGGAGGGtccccagtgctcctgctgtgcccttgcAGCATCCTCAGCCTGTGTCAAAGACCCTCCAAAACCCAGGATGGTTTCAAGTCTGACAAGTTGATGCCCACTTTACCTTGCTGTGCCTGAAATTCCCagaggattttttcttctgaggtTGAATCCTTGTTGGGATCAAAGATAAGAAAGTCTGTCTCAGTGCCACCAAACCTCAGGAAACCTGGGGACAGGGCCGCTGCCAGGGCACGCAGCTTGGAATTGCTGAGGAGGGAATACCAAGAAATAGGAAACCACTATATTTATGCAGACTGTGTAGAGGGTAAACATGGCAAGCACTTTGAGGAACATGCTGCAGTAGGTGACCTGGGGCTACCCAGTAGCCTCAAGGAATTCATGATGGCTTACTGGGATCTGCATTCCAGCCCTCTGCACTGTACAAAAGGGATGCTGATGGCCAAGTGAGTCAGGAGAGCGTAATGGGCAACAAGGGGAGAACATACCTGAGGGAACATCAGCAGGGAGCCAAATCCTGGGGGCAAAGTAAGGCAAAACTTTAAAACagtcttgttttttttcatcctACACATCCTCCTCCCCtagattttttggttttgtttgtgcaACACCAACATAAATGTCCTGTGAGAATTGGAGCACAAAACTGACTTTACATCATCAGCCCCAGCTTCCATCACAACTGCCAAAGCAATTGCCTTTGTACCCAAGGGAGATTAAGAGTCCTTGCTGGGACAGGTGTTAATTCCATCAAAGCAGGTGTACAAAAGAACATGACTGTGACTTGTTCACATTCCATACAGGATGTGCAGCACCTGACAGCCAGCCTTCTCTGGGGGAAGCCACAAGGCTTTGGAGGCCACTGGGCATGTTAGGCGCTATCTGCTCCGTGGTGACAAACAGCAGATTAGAGGCCACCAAGTACTTCCTGCTCCTCatggtggcagggctggcctcAGGCTGAACCCCAAGGTGTGAAGATAGGGCTGGATGTTGGAGACCTGAGCACTTTCCAGTAAAGCTGGTGACACCTTTCTCACCAGCTCAGTGAGGACAAAAACGTGCAAGTAGTAGGAAAGCAGGACTGGAGGATCCACACGTTTTTTGAACACTTTAATGGATGGTGAATCCACCATCTGCTTCCCTGCGTGGCCTATTCCAATGCATGATTACcctctcagtgaagaaatttttcttaatatccaatctGAAGCCCCCCTGGTACAACTGAGGCCGTTTCCTCTCTTCCAGTCAGTTGTTAGCTGGAAGAGACTGACCCACACCtcactacaacctcctttcCGGTGCTTGCGGAGGGCGATAAGGACACCCTGAAGCCTCCATTTCTCGAGGGCAAACAACCGCTATTCCAtctgtttccttctctcttttttttttttttttttttttttttctgctggcaAAGCAGCTCCTCTACCAGGCTAATTCTCGAGCTGAGTTTTCCCTGCATCCCCCTATGTCAGCCCCTCCTTCCCCGAGCACAAAGGGGCCGGCGCGGCTGGCACCTGGGGAAGGTACCGCCTTCTGCCCTGGCAGGACGGAATTCGTGAGCCCCGAAGCAGACGGGATCCAGCAGCCTCTCCCCGACCCCATTTCTGGGGGTGAGGGACTCCCCGTTCCCCCCAGCTCGCTCCGCAGCGCGTTTGCCGGAATGTCCCGCTCCTCCCCCCGAAGACCCTTTCCCCTTTGCCCAGCTGGGCGAGAGGCGACTCACCTGAGCAAGGCGACATAGCGCGGGTCCCGGGCGAGGCTGGCATCCAGGGTGAGGGAGAGGAAAGCCGGGCTCACCTCCCCTCGGGGGCTGTCCCGGAGCCCCATCCGCAGCATCGCCGCCCGGTGCCCCTCGGCCAGCaccggcggcagcagcaggagaggcagcagcgGCAGCATCCCCGCTCCTGGCCCGCCGCGCCGACGCCGCCGGCACCACCCCGAGGAGCTCGGAGGGCGGGCCCGGAGCTGCAGCGCTCCACTCCCCGCCGGGAAGAACCGCGCTGGCGTGAGCAGGACCTTTCTCACCCTCTGGAAGAGCTCCAACAGCATCTTCGAGCCTCAAATTAGCAGCAAGACGCCCGACACCCGGTGTTACCCAAACGCCTCAACCATTGCAAAATGAACCTGTGTTTACAGCCGGCTCCTTTCCTGCTCACACCTTCGCAGCCTTGAAGCCGCCTCCTCCAACATCCCGCCCTGCCCGGGCGGCCCTGGGCATTTCCGTGTACAACCAGCGGTCTGGAAAATGTCTACAGGACTGAACGCTgcctctccagggctgggatgtcAGGCTGGAGCCCCTTCTGCGGCCATCACTGCGGGAAACCgactcccagcagcacagagccctgtcAGGCTGAAACCTGACTGTTGCAACAGTCCATACTGTTGGAACAAGTTTGTCCTAATTGCAGAGGTATGAAACTTGGAATTACTGTTACCAAAAGGTTTCAGGCAGGCTCTGGGTCTGCTCCCTAGGTGCTCCCTGCAGAGTCCAGTCCGTACCAAAACTCCtcctttggcagcagctgaCCTTGCCGGGGAGGCCTGTCAGGGAAGAGCCAGCTGCAGCCATGGAGCAGGTACGGCTTAGTgtcatggaatggcttgggttgtTCCAAACCCTACACCATGGACAGGGGTgcctcccactagaccaggttgctcaaagccccatccagcctggccttgaacacttccagaaatGAGGTgcacacagcttctctgggcaacctttgCCAGTGcatcaccaccctcacagtaaagaatttctttgtaGCATCGAGCCTAAACTGATCCTCCTTCAGCTTAAGGCCGTTCCTCTCTTGTCCTAGCATtccatgcccttgtaaaaagtccttctccagctctatTGTCatcccttcaggtactggaaattgcctggagccttctcctctccaggctgaacaaccccagctctctcagcttctctTCAAAGGAGAGTTGTTCTAGCCCCCTGATCACATTTGTGGCTTCCTAACAGATCCAAATTCTTGTTTTGgggggcccagggctggatgcagtaCCAGAGATGGAGTCAGGAGTAGAGGAGGACAGTCACCTCCCCTGACCTACTGCCCACTCTCCCTTTGATGCAACCCAGAATACAATTTGTTTCCTGGGTTACAAGAATGTTTCTAAGTTTCTATGCACACTACTGAAAcatttgcagaatttttaaaCAACTACATTTGACACCACCATTACATTTCCCACCTGCACCAATTAATCCTGAAGCATCCATATTTCTTAGGaagtttgttttgaaaatggCTGTCTGCTGAACAGGCTGTGAATCTGTTACTTTATTCAGGTGCAGCGCCTCCCATACGCACCAAAGTTGGGGCATTAATCTGTGGCTCAAGTGCTTGCCTGCCTGGCCCTTCCTGTTCCTGCTTGTTCTATATTTTTGTACTATTAAGTAACTCTCCTCCGGAACTAGAAGAACTTGACTAAATTAACTCTGGTTTTGATAAGCACATCCACGGCCCTGCCAAAAAGGAAGCATCAGTGACACTTCTGACTGTCTCAGTATCTTAGTTGGGGTAATGCTTCCCATTTTGGAAGTGCAGCACCAATTATATGCCTAcaccccaggaagggctggggtgACTATCTGCCAGAGGAATAACTCATCTATCAGCTGATGACTGGAGCACCAAACAAACTACACCGCCCCATGGGTAAACTAAGGGTATAAGAATGTAGTTCAGTGTGTGAAAAAATCATTGCTGCAAATGTAGCTAAGGCTGTTACCACAGGTGCAGGAGCAAAGGTCAGGAGCTGTCAGGCAAGATATAGCCTGTGCACAATTTCTTTCTGTTGGAATTCCCTACTTCTGCctttatttccttcctgttctTCTTTGAGTCATCCA
The window above is part of the Molothrus ater isolate BHLD 08-10-18 breed brown headed cowbird chromosome 4, BPBGC_Mater_1.1, whole genome shotgun sequence genome. Proteins encoded here:
- the HPSE gene encoding LOW QUALITY PROTEIN: heparanase (The sequence of the model RefSeq protein was modified relative to this genomic sequence to represent the inferred CDS: inserted 1 base in 1 codon; deleted 1 base in 1 codon), giving the protein MLLELFQRVRKVLLTPARFFPAGSERCSSGPALRAPRGGAGGVGAAGQERXMLPLLPLLLLPPVLAEGHRAAMLRMGLRDSPRGEVSPAFLSLTLDASLARDPRYVALLSNSKLRALAAALSPGFLRFGGTETDFLIFDPNKDSTSEEKILWEFQAQQEACGSRPAFAAVEKVLLAQWPSQEKLILAEQNRKKHKNTTITKNTLDILYSFANCSGFHLIFGLNALLRKGGLQWDSSNAQALLDYCASQRYNISWELGNEPNSFRKKSGIHIEGFQLGQDFIHLRQLLNNYALYQHAKLYGPDVGQPRKHTRRLLRSFLKSGGKVIDSVTWHHYYVNGQSATRGDFLSPEVLDTFATAIYEVLEIVGQTVPDKKVWLGETSSAYGGGAPRLSNTYVAGFMWLDKLGLSARQGIDVVMRQVFFGAGTYHLVDANFEPLPDYWLSLLYKKLVGTKVLQVSLAGANKRKLRVYLHCTSSHNPKYREGDVTLFALNLYNVTQHLELPDYLSSKHVDQYLLLPHGKENILSRSIELNGHVLRMLDDETLPELMEKPLGPGRLLGLPAFSYGFYVIKNAKAIACI